A stretch of the Crocinitomicaceae bacterium genome encodes the following:
- a CDS encoding PhoH family protein, giving the protein MAKTSPKKIFVLDTSVLLFDHQSIQNFKDHDVAIPITVLEELDRFKIGNDTKNFEAREIIRYLDKLSGNHNMDQWLSLGPKRGRLKIVMSNLVNGKNAEEIYGHGKNDHKIINSALGLAHSEKGKQVILVTKDINLRLKAKAIGLTSEDYETGKVKDVENVSEGFPIIEDVDNRLISELYKRGRIEEKKVIGPRKVANGYYILKNGNDSVLCRYDAVTDEIERVEKEYVFSVKPRNAEQTFAINALLNPDIKLVAMQGVAGTGKTLLALAAALEQKHLYNQIVLARPIIPLSNKDIGFLPGTAEDKISPYMQPLWDNLKFIKSQFKPGEKKYKIIDDMETSGELSITALAFIRGRSLSNMMFIIDEAQNLTPHEVKTIITRAGEGTKVVFTGDINQIDTPYMDEQSNGLTYLIDRLKGHRLFAHIRLEKGERSELANLANELL; this is encoded by the coding sequence ATGGCAAAAACCAGCCCAAAAAAAATTTTCGTTCTGGATACCTCAGTACTGCTATTTGATCACCAATCAATCCAGAATTTCAAAGATCACGATGTTGCTATACCAATCACCGTACTTGAAGAACTTGACCGTTTCAAGATTGGAAATGACACCAAAAATTTTGAAGCACGTGAAATCATTCGCTACCTTGATAAACTATCAGGCAATCACAACATGGATCAATGGTTATCATTGGGTCCAAAACGTGGTCGTTTGAAAATTGTCATGTCCAATTTGGTCAACGGAAAAAATGCCGAAGAGATTTACGGACACGGAAAAAATGATCATAAGATAATCAACTCAGCCCTTGGCCTTGCACATTCAGAAAAAGGCAAACAGGTTATTTTGGTTACAAAAGACATCAACCTGCGCCTTAAAGCAAAAGCCATTGGTCTAACATCAGAAGATTATGAGACCGGTAAGGTGAAAGATGTTGAGAATGTATCAGAGGGATTTCCAATTATTGAAGATGTGGATAACCGACTGATTTCAGAATTATATAAACGTGGACGCATTGAAGAAAAAAAAGTAATTGGTCCGCGCAAAGTTGCCAACGGATATTACATTTTAAAAAACGGGAACGATTCAGTGCTTTGTCGTTATGATGCAGTAACAGACGAAATAGAACGCGTAGAAAAAGAATATGTTTTTAGTGTAAAACCGCGAAACGCTGAGCAAACATTTGCTATCAATGCGCTGCTCAATCCGGACATTAAATTAGTTGCGATGCAGGGTGTTGCCGGCACCGGAAAAACATTACTGGCATTGGCAGCCGCGCTTGAACAAAAACATTTGTATAATCAAATTGTACTTGCACGTCCAATTATTCCGCTAAGCAACAAAGACATTGGATTTTTACCCGGCACTGCTGAAGATAAAATATCACCTTACATGCAACCGCTTTGGGATAATTTGAAATTCATTAAGAGTCAATTTAAACCCGGAGAAAAAAAATATAAGATCATTGATGATATGGAAACTTCAGGTGAACTTTCCATCACGGCGCTCGCATTTATTCGCGGACGCAGCTTATCTAACATGATGTTTATAATTGACGAAGCACAAAACCTTACCCCGCATGAAGTAAAAACCATCATTACCCGTGCCGGTGAAGGAACCAAAGTTGTTTTCACAGGAGACATCAACCAGATTGATACACCGTATATGGATGAACAATCCAACGGCCTAACCTATTTGATTGACCGCTTAAAAGGACATCGTTTGTTTGCGCATATCCGACTTGAAAAAGGTGAGAGATCAGAGCTTGCAAATTTGGCAAACGAATTACTTTAG
- a CDS encoding peptidylprolyl isomerase: MQRNSSTQYYNDTATFSKGDQELVFDSFFGNNQYPESADEMVQQAQIGDVIGPFKSGQNVAIAKVTRLKKETQAWVRHILIKTDPNQPDTEAKALCDSIMKVINEQDNFVEMVQKFSQDPGSIATNGEYKWFPEGRMVTEFNDASFKGPIGKLQLVKTMYGFHIIEVLGRAERNVPSLAVITKKVEPSEETKQLMEERVFNFIYTVNNASGDSAFHFTARDSNLTVNRTRVWLTNNFVMGMNNPERAMRFAFSKNTLEKQISDPILDGDKYVVAYLANVIPEGAPEFEDVKDQMRYPALKDKQAKIYMEKMAGKQSLEEILPLIHNGQILTAEVYFASSVIQGGGGNEPEVIGKLFTKIPTGSMTKPIKGNTGVYVVIIDSETQAPETTDYTPTRFSLQVARAGAADGLVIKALREKADVKDNRKKLEYM, from the coding sequence ATGCAGCGTAATAGTTCAACGCAGTATTATAATGACACAGCTACTTTTTCAAAGGGAGATCAAGAACTGGTATTTGATTCATTTTTTGGAAACAATCAATATCCTGAATCAGCAGATGAAATGGTACAGCAAGCACAAATAGGTGATGTTATCGGGCCATTTAAATCAGGTCAAAATGTTGCCATTGCAAAAGTTACTCGTCTGAAAAAAGAAACACAAGCTTGGGTACGCCACATACTTATTAAAACAGATCCAAATCAACCTGACACAGAAGCAAAAGCGCTTTGTGACTCAATCATGAAAGTGATTAATGAACAAGATAATTTTGTTGAGATGGTTCAGAAATTTTCACAAGATCCGGGATCAATAGCAACCAACGGAGAATATAAATGGTTTCCTGAAGGACGCATGGTTACTGAATTCAATGATGCATCATTTAAAGGGCCAATTGGAAAATTACAATTAGTAAAAACCATGTACGGTTTTCACATCATAGAAGTACTTGGTCGCGCTGAAAGAAACGTACCATCATTGGCAGTGATCACTAAAAAAGTTGAGCCAAGTGAAGAGACAAAACAATTGATGGAAGAGCGCGTGTTCAACTTTATATATACAGTGAATAATGCATCAGGAGATTCAGCCTTTCACTTCACTGCAAGAGACAGCAATCTAACCGTTAACAGAACACGTGTTTGGTTGACTAACAATTTTGTCATGGGTATGAACAACCCTGAACGTGCAATGCGTTTTGCATTCAGCAAAAACACCTTGGAAAAACAAATTTCAGATCCAATTTTAGATGGAGATAAATACGTGGTAGCATATCTTGCCAATGTAATACCTGAAGGAGCGCCTGAGTTTGAAGACGTAAAAGATCAAATGCGTTATCCTGCGCTGAAAGACAAACAGGCAAAAATTTATATGGAAAAAATGGCGGGCAAACAAAGCCTTGAAGAAATTTTGCCATTGATTCACAACGGACAAATTTTAACTGCTGAAGTTTATTTTGCCTCATCGGTAATACAAGGTGGTGGCGGTAATGAGCCTGAGGTAATAGGAAAATTGTTTACTAAAATTCCTACCGGATCAATGACCAAACCAATTAAAGGAAATACGGGAGTTTACGTTGTTATCATAGACAGCGAAACACAGGCACCTGAAACAACTGACTATACCCCTACCCGTTTTAGTTTGCAAGTTGCCCGTGCCGGAGCAGCTGACGGACTTGTCATAAAAGCCCTGCGTGAAAAAGCAGACGTAAAAGACAACCGCAAGAAACTGGAATACATGTAA
- a CDS encoding SurA N-terminal domain-containing protein, producing MAIIGKIQRNSVLLLIVIGLAMFAFIYTEYQSGAGNDTEITPFGSAYDEPLDEEEYDYIVESYMTRDRQNSMMQGREYDEIAQQQSKDQAFNEVVRRNLMNREFDKLKLTCTTAELNDMLHGNHVHPWVMQIPIFNGPMGFSRDSVRSFITYLENEPPTEEARASWLEARAQWAEFEKELKSTRIADKYVTLIKRGLYVNSLEAKDQYYGEMHKKKIRFVIQRYTDIPQDEITVTDEDIKAYYEEHKHEKRYEQDEARDLEFVTFSIEPTEADVANIMSNLDQLKKRICYHNR from the coding sequence ATGGCAATAATTGGAAAAATTCAACGCAATTCGGTATTGCTTCTTATTGTAATCGGTCTGGCAATGTTTGCCTTTATTTATACCGAGTATCAGTCAGGAGCCGGTAATGATACTGAAATTACTCCGTTCGGTTCTGCCTACGATGAACCTTTAGATGAAGAAGAGTATGATTATATCGTAGAAAGTTACATGACTCGTGACCGTCAAAACTCTATGATGCAGGGACGTGAATATGATGAGATTGCGCAACAACAATCAAAAGATCAGGCTTTCAATGAGGTTGTGCGTCGTAATCTGATGAATCGTGAGTTTGACAAATTGAAACTTACTTGTACCACGGCAGAGTTAAATGATATGCTGCACGGAAATCATGTGCATCCTTGGGTGATGCAAATTCCAATTTTTAACGGGCCAATGGGATTCTCAAGAGACTCCGTAAGATCATTCATTACCTATCTTGAAAATGAACCACCAACAGAAGAGGCTCGCGCCAGCTGGTTAGAAGCAAGAGCACAATGGGCTGAGTTTGAAAAAGAGTTGAAATCTACCCGCATTGCAGACAAATATGTAACCTTGATTAAACGAGGTTTGTATGTAAATTCTCTTGAAGCAAAAGATCAGTATTATGGTGAAATGCACAAGAAAAAAATTCGCTTCGTGATTCAACGTTACACAGATATTCCACAAGATGAAATCACAGTTACTGACGAAGATATCAAGGCTTATTATGAAGAGCACAAACATGAAAAAAGATATGAGCAAGATGAAGCCCGTGACCTTGAGTTTGTGACTTTTAGTATTGAACCTACTGAAGCAGATGTGGCAAACATCATGTCAAATCTTGATCAACTGAAAAAAAGAATTTGCTACCACAACAGATAA
- a CDS encoding D-alanine--D-alanine ligase translates to MKKKIAVVYGGYSSESKISQKSGGVIYENIDRTLYEPYLVEITENSWHVHLNGGVSPIDKNKFTFINQEEVCGFDIAFITIHGTPGEDGKLQAYFDMVGLPYINSNCFAASLSFNKWACNSFLRAFGIATAKAILIRKGETPNAIEIADELGFPCFVKPNDGGSSFGVSKVKTLMDMPGAIAAAFEEGSEVVIESAVTGREITCGVFFNGSEVIALPPTEIISENEFFDYAAKYEGKSKEVTPAEIQASWTTTIQNTTKHVYRRLGLRGFARVDYIVTADGVPYLIEVNTNPGMSAASIIPQQLRAAGLDLTKTLSDLLQVIA, encoded by the coding sequence ATGAAAAAGAAAATTGCAGTAGTTTACGGGGGATATTCTTCAGAATCAAAAATTTCTCAAAAAAGCGGTGGAGTGATTTACGAAAACATTGACCGCACATTGTATGAACCCTATCTGGTAGAAATTACTGAAAACAGTTGGCATGTTCATTTGAATGGTGGCGTTTCTCCCATTGACAAAAATAAATTCACCTTTATAAATCAAGAAGAAGTTTGCGGATTTGATATTGCGTTTATCACCATTCATGGTACACCCGGTGAAGACGGCAAGCTTCAGGCTTACTTTGACATGGTAGGTTTGCCCTACATCAATTCAAATTGTTTTGCCGCTTCACTAAGTTTTAATAAATGGGCATGCAATAGTTTCTTGCGGGCATTTGGAATAGCAACGGCTAAAGCAATTTTAATACGAAAAGGAGAAACACCCAATGCAATAGAAATTGCAGATGAATTAGGTTTTCCATGTTTTGTAAAACCAAATGATGGCGGGTCAAGCTTTGGTGTAAGCAAGGTGAAAACTTTGATGGATATGCCGGGTGCCATTGCCGCAGCTTTTGAAGAAGGATCAGAAGTAGTAATTGAGTCTGCCGTTACCGGACGAGAAATTACCTGTGGTGTATTTTTCAACGGTTCAGAAGTCATTGCCCTTCCTCCAACTGAAATTATTTCAGAGAATGAGTTCTTTGATTACGCCGCCAAATATGAAGGTAAATCAAAAGAAGTAACCCCGGCAGAAATTCAGGCAAGCTGGACCACCACCATTCAAAACACCACTAAACACGTATATCGTAGGTTGGGTTTAAGAGGATTTGCGCGCGTTGATTACATTGTGACTGCTGACGGAGTGCCTTATCTGATTGAGGTAAATACTAATCCCGGCATGTCGGCTGCCTCTATCATTCCGCAACAATTACGTGCAGCCGGACTTGACCTCACAAAAACACTGAGTGACCTCCTACAGGTAATTGCCTGA
- a CDS encoding dipeptidase — MLNNYISENKQRFLDELFDLLRIPSVSADANFKADVKKTADFVCNAFKKIGLDKAEVFPTAGHPVVYAEKIIDPTLPTILVYGHYDVQPADPLELWKTPPFEPVIIKTDVHPEGAIFARGACDDKGQFYMHVKAVEAMLKTTGLPCNVKFMIEGEEEVGSENLETFIKEYKEKLKADVILISDTGMLSKEIPSVTVGLRGLSYFEVEVIGPNRDLHSGLYGGAVANPCNILSQMIASMHDDQRRITIPGFYDDVQNLSAEERAEMARAPFSEERYRKALDIAETFGEAGYSTIERATIRPTLDVNGMWGGYTGIGAKTVIPSAAYAKISMRLVPNQHPEKITKLFQDHFEKIAPKSVKVIVKPHHAGFPVVTPTDSIEYKAASLALEESFGKKPIPVRSGGSIPIVAMFEEVLGLKTILMGFGLDTDAIHSPNEHYGVFNYFKGIQTIPLYYKHYAALKK, encoded by the coding sequence ATGTTGAACAATTATATTTCAGAAAACAAACAACGCTTTTTAGATGAGTTGTTTGATTTATTGCGCATTCCTTCTGTTAGCGCTGACGCAAATTTTAAGGCAGACGTTAAAAAAACGGCGGATTTTGTGTGCAATGCGTTTAAAAAAATCGGACTGGACAAAGCTGAAGTATTTCCAACTGCAGGGCATCCGGTGGTTTATGCTGAGAAAATAATTGATCCAACATTACCCACTATTTTGGTTTATGGTCATTATGACGTACAACCCGCTGACCCTTTGGAGCTATGGAAGACACCTCCATTTGAACCTGTAATTATTAAAACGGATGTTCACCCTGAAGGAGCAATTTTTGCCCGTGGCGCGTGTGATGATAAAGGGCAATTTTATATGCACGTAAAAGCAGTTGAAGCCATGCTCAAAACAACGGGGTTGCCGTGTAACGTGAAATTTATGATTGAAGGAGAAGAAGAAGTTGGCTCAGAAAATCTGGAAACATTTATCAAAGAATATAAAGAGAAGTTGAAGGCAGATGTCATTTTAATTTCTGATACCGGCATGTTGAGCAAAGAAATTCCTTCAGTGACAGTTGGCTTGCGCGGATTAAGCTATTTTGAAGTAGAAGTAATTGGTCCAAACCGTGATTTGCATAGTGGTCTTTACGGTGGTGCAGTTGCAAACCCGTGCAATATTTTAAGTCAGATGATTGCTTCTATGCATGATGATCAGCGCCGCATTACCATACCGGGTTTTTATGATGACGTTCAAAACCTCTCTGCCGAAGAGAGAGCAGAAATGGCACGCGCACCGTTTTCTGAAGAGAGATATCGCAAAGCGTTAGATATTGCAGAAACCTTTGGTGAAGCTGGATACTCAACTATTGAGCGGGCTACCATTCGTCCAACGTTAGATGTGAATGGTATGTGGGGGGGCTACACGGGCATTGGTGCAAAAACAGTAATTCCATCAGCAGCATACGCTAAAATTTCAATGCGTCTGGTACCTAACCAACATCCTGAAAAAATTACCAAGCTCTTTCAAGATCATTTTGAAAAGATTGCACCTAAAAGTGTAAAGGTGATTGTAAAGCCGCATCATGCGGGTTTCCCTGTGGTGACACCAACTGATTCAATTGAATACAAAGCGGCCAGCCTTGCATTGGAAGAAAGTTTTGGAAAAAAACCTATTCCTGTGCGCAGCGGAGGCTCTATTCCAATTGTTGCTATGTTTGAAGAAGTATTGGGATTAAAAACTATTCTCATGGGATTTGGTTTAGATACTGATGCTATTCACTCACCAAATGAGCACTACGGTGTGTTCAATTATTTTAAAGGGATTCAAACAATTCCACTCTATTACAAACATTATGCTGCACTGAAAAAATAG
- a CDS encoding choice-of-anchor L domain-containing protein, translated as MKKRNLVLASAFLFSSWTSMAQSITIDQTMTPAELVNNVLVGAGVVVSNVEFNYSAPLANAVQTQVAYFTAGTSSFPISEGVIMGTGNMIMALGPNTSPSMTDNSGVAPDPNDPDLDAISTAVMNNEAVLEFDFIPSGDSVVFEYIFASEEYPEYSPSSFNDAFGFFISGPGFSGTYTGGAVNIALLPSPVIPVTINNVNPTTNATYYVSNAGGTSTQFDGYTVTLTAAAQVQCGETYHIKLAIADAGDQAYESAVFLKASSFSSNGVQVEIASATGSAAITEACDSAIVSFIRPSDQTSTILTISYGIGGTATNGVDYPGLSGSVTFPIGEDTVQFYVTPNADGLTEGTETVILSVSIVNECGDTITTDAIIEIVDPIPFNVVPADVTIDCPTATVDISASPDDGVPAFTYDWGIYGTGTTASVPGDIVGTTNYNVEITDACGTTATGVVAVTLAPAPEPTITFNQNTFTICPNDDATIIATVNNPYSGTITYDWAPDPGTTNTITVSPNALTWYYLTINDGCYDVTDSVKVEIGNIDLTNIVVTDATNCPGLLGLPGSVEVFPDDPTFTYQLTGGGDVFGPQTSNLFSNLDGGIIYFLHVEDADGCSIDTTVEVTLGSNAVLATWMPGSLQDVTCFGDLNGAAEITNVSGGITAPYDVTWTHTTGLYDQTTINLGQGDAINNLMGGNWVVTVTDQEGCAWSHLFNIYEPAELTLDFIFNDPSCYGFNDGSVTASTSGGNGSNVFTMTNSAGTQLNVSNSNTINQLVEGWYYTTIVDSEGCNVEDSVFIDDPGEILIDLDIDQPLCYGVESGFAEVDTVYNYTGSYGNVAYFWNPNPSGTQGIGATFSNHMGPGTYSLTINDENGCSNVFDFVIAYPDSLYFTEFGTHPAHCRTQPWQSGNGVVYAAAAGGTPDYDYLWTYENTGATTTNTTWGGRNAGTYFITVTDEAGCVLTKSVELDSVSPIADFEIYSASFLTPGTYEGTGTVCVEFENQSQYFSNDQDPLTDTTFQWNFNHPTNPWITTHDYYATFDTCYTGEAEYEVCLIAINKNDCQDTLCKTIIVHDDLLFSPVNVFSPDGDGVNETFTFIHLSRAVAEFSCVIVDRWGIVMYEMDNIADEWDGTDKNGSKCTDGVYFYTYEGVSTDGTEFSGQGNVTIVNSK; from the coding sequence ATGAAAAAAAGAAATCTAGTACTCGCCAGTGCATTCCTGTTCAGCTCTTGGACAAGTATGGCACAGTCAATCACCATTGACCAAACCATGACTCCGGCTGAGTTGGTGAATAACGTGCTAGTTGGTGCAGGGGTTGTTGTATCCAACGTTGAATTCAATTATTCAGCTCCTTTAGCTAATGCCGTTCAAACTCAGGTTGCCTATTTTACTGCGGGCACATCGTCATTTCCAATTTCAGAGGGAGTGATCATGGGAACAGGTAATATGATTATGGCGCTTGGTCCAAATACGTCACCATCAATGACTGATAACTCAGGGGTAGCGCCTGATCCTAACGATCCGGATTTGGATGCTATCAGTACGGCAGTCATGAATAATGAAGCTGTATTAGAGTTTGACTTTATTCCTTCAGGTGACTCTGTGGTTTTTGAATATATTTTTGCCTCTGAAGAATATCCAGAATATTCACCTTCTTCTTTTAATGATGCATTTGGTTTCTTTATCAGCGGACCGGGATTTTCAGGGACATACACGGGCGGTGCCGTAAACATTGCTCTACTTCCTTCTCCGGTAATTCCCGTAACTATCAATAACGTGAACCCAACGACAAATGCTACTTATTATGTGAGCAACGCGGGTGGTACATCAACCCAGTTTGATGGATATACTGTTACCCTTACGGCTGCAGCACAAGTGCAGTGTGGTGAAACGTATCATATTAAATTAGCCATTGCTGATGCAGGTGACCAAGCTTATGAATCTGCCGTTTTCCTTAAGGCAAGTTCTTTCTCATCAAATGGGGTACAAGTTGAAATTGCTTCAGCTACGGGTAGCGCAGCTATCACTGAAGCGTGTGACTCTGCTATTGTAAGTTTTATTCGCCCTTCAGATCAAACATCTACTATTCTAACGATCAGTTATGGAATTGGAGGAACAGCAACCAATGGTGTTGACTATCCTGGCCTTTCAGGTTCAGTTACTTTCCCTATTGGTGAAGATACTGTGCAGTTTTATGTGACACCTAATGCGGATGGATTAACAGAAGGAACTGAAACGGTAATTCTTTCAGTGAGTATTGTAAACGAATGCGGTGACACAATAACTACTGATGCAATCATTGAAATTGTAGACCCCATACCATTCAACGTCGTCCCCGCGGATGTTACTATTGATTGTCCAACAGCTACGGTAGATATTTCTGCTTCACCTGATGATGGTGTACCTGCATTTACGTATGATTGGGGAATATACGGAACGGGCACTACGGCTAGCGTTCCGGGTGATATTGTTGGAACAACGAATTACAATGTTGAGATTACAGATGCTTGTGGTACAACTGCCACCGGAGTTGTTGCTGTTACATTGGCTCCGGCTCCTGAACCAACTATTACATTTAACCAGAATACATTTACAATTTGCCCTAATGATGACGCAACTATTATTGCTACAGTAAATAACCCGTATAGCGGAACCATCACGTATGACTGGGCTCCTGATCCGGGCACAACCAATACAATCACTGTTTCACCAAACGCATTAACATGGTATTATCTCACCATCAATGATGGATGTTATGATGTGACAGACTCAGTTAAAGTTGAAATCGGAAATATTGATTTGACTAATATTGTGGTTACAGATGCTACGAATTGTCCTGGTCTGCTTGGTTTACCTGGCTCTGTTGAAGTGTTTCCGGATGACCCTACATTTACTTACCAGCTAACAGGTGGTGGTGATGTGTTCGGTCCACAAACAAGTAATTTATTCAGCAACTTGGATGGTGGAATTATTTACTTCCTCCATGTTGAAGATGCTGACGGATGTTCAATTGATACAACAGTGGAAGTTACATTGGGATCTAATGCTGTACTTGCAACCTGGATGCCAGGCTCATTGCAAGATGTGACTTGTTTCGGAGACTTAAATGGCGCTGCTGAAATCACGAATGTCAGCGGTGGTATTACTGCACCTTATGATGTCACTTGGACTCACACTACCGGATTGTATGATCAAACAACCATCAACCTTGGTCAAGGTGATGCTATCAATAACCTGATGGGTGGTAACTGGGTTGTTACCGTAACTGATCAAGAGGGTTGCGCATGGTCTCATTTGTTTAATATATATGAACCTGCTGAACTTACCTTAGATTTTATATTCAATGATCCTAGCTGTTATGGTTTTAATGATGGTTCAGTTACTGCAAGTACCAGCGGTGGTAACGGAAGCAACGTATTTACTATGACAAATAGCGCAGGCACTCAATTAAACGTAAGTAATTCAAATACCATCAATCAATTAGTTGAAGGCTGGTATTATACAACTATTGTTGATTCTGAAGGATGTAATGTTGAAGATTCTGTATTCATTGATGATCCGGGCGAAATTTTAATTGACTTGGATATTGATCAACCACTGTGTTATGGTGTTGAGTCAGGTTTTGCAGAAGTTGATACCGTCTATAACTACACCGGATCTTATGGTAATGTGGCTTATTTTTGGAACCCAAATCCATCAGGTACGCAAGGAATAGGTGCAACCTTCTCAAATCACATGGGACCTGGAACTTATTCTTTAACCATCAATGATGAAAACGGATGTTCTAATGTGTTTGACTTTGTGATTGCTTATCCTGACTCATTATACTTTACTGAGTTTGGTACACACCCAGCACATTGCCGTACTCAACCATGGCAATCAGGTAACGGGGTAGTGTATGCTGCTGCTGCCGGAGGTACCCCTGATTATGACTATCTATGGACTTATGAAAACACCGGGGCCACTACAACTAATACTACCTGGGGTGGACGCAATGCGGGTACTTATTTTATCACAGTAACTGATGAGGCGGGATGTGTATTAACCAAATCGGTTGAATTGGATTCTGTTAGTCCAATTGCTGATTTTGAAATTTATTCAGCTTCATTCTTAACTCCTGGTACCTATGAAGGAACAGGAACGGTATGTGTTGAATTTGAAAATCAATCACAATATTTTTCAAATGATCAGGATCCATTAACAGATACAACGTTCCAGTGGAATTTTAATCATCCAACAAATCCTTGGATTACAACACATGATTATTATGCAACATTTGATACTTGTTATACCGGCGAAGCTGAATATGAAGTTTGTCTGATAGCAATTAATAAAAATGATTGTCAAGATACCTTGTGCAAAACAATTATTGTGCATGATGATTTGCTTTTCAGTCCTGTAAACGTATTCTCGCCGGATGGAGACGGAGTGAACGAAACATTCACATTCATTCATCTTTCAAGAGCGGTTGCTGAATTTAGCTGCGTGATTGTTGACCGTTGGGGTATCGTAATGTATGAAATGGATAACATTGCAGACGAGTGGGATGGTACTGATAAAAATGGAAGTAAATGCACTGACGGAGTTTATTTCTATACCTACGAAGGTGTGTCAACTGATGGAACAGAATTCAGTGGACAAGGAAATGTAACCATTGTGAATTCGAAATAG
- a CDS encoding acyl-CoA thioesterase — MNAKSPRESIAITTKVVLPHETNTLGKLFGGALLAWMDEIAAVAAHRHSRAVAVTASVNNVSFNVPIDLGAFVTLEAKVSRAFKSAMEVIIDVSIEDQKTGIRRPSNQAIYTFVAVSEQGKPVEIPEIIPETEEEKRRFDAALRRRQLSLILAGKMKPEDATELKSLFKLP, encoded by the coding sequence ATGAATGCAAAATCACCGCGTGAATCAATAGCCATAACAACCAAGGTTGTGTTACCGCATGAAACCAATACGCTTGGAAAATTATTTGGCGGTGCTTTATTGGCATGGATGGATGAAATTGCAGCAGTGGCTGCGCATCGTCATTCACGCGCGGTGGCAGTGACGGCATCGGTGAATAATGTTTCATTTAATGTGCCAATTGATTTGGGTGCCTTTGTCACGCTTGAAGCTAAAGTTTCTCGCGCATTTAAATCAGCCATGGAGGTGATCATAGATGTATCCATTGAAGATCAGAAAACCGGAATTCGTCGGCCAAGCAATCAGGCTATTTATACATTTGTTGCTGTTAGTGAACAAGGCAAGCCGGTTGAAATTCCTGAAATCATTCCTGAAACTGAAGAAGAAAAAAGAAGATTTGATGCTGCGCTCAGACGCCGACAACTCAGCTTAATACTTGCCGGTAAAATGAAACCTGAAGATGCAACAGAATTGAAGTCGCTTTTTAAACTGCCTTAG
- a CDS encoding glycosyltransferase family 9 protein, producing MPKFLIVRFSSIGDIVLTTPVVRCIKKQVPGAEVHYVTKKSFSHILESNPHISKIFTIEKDVSEVAGALRDEQYDFIVDLHNNLRSSILKQKLGVKSASFPKLNVKKFLLTKFKIDRLPELHVVDRYFAAVKSWGVHPDMNPCDYFIPPHDEVNPLQFDLPEKFIAFAIGAQLNTKKLPNEKIISIIQKIKMPVAILGGKTDFENGEQIAAACSNAVNLCGKMNLNQSASIIRQCEKMVTHDTGLMHIASCFKKKIISVWGNTVPSFGMYPYSPMDPHLYSMHEVKGLNCRPCSKIGYPECPKKHFNCMQQQNVDAIVKCVNQGCGDMVTGNAKAV from the coding sequence ATGCCCAAATTCCTCATTGTTAGATTTAGTTCTATTGGTGATATTGTGTTGACTACGCCGGTGGTGCGCTGTATTAAAAAACAAGTGCCGGGCGCTGAGGTGCATTACGTGACTAAAAAAAGTTTCAGTCATATTTTGGAAAGCAATCCGCACATCAGTAAAATATTCACTATTGAAAAAGATGTGAGTGAGGTTGCCGGCGCGCTGCGTGATGAGCAATATGATTTTATTGTTGATTTGCACAACAACTTACGCTCATCTATTCTGAAACAAAAACTGGGTGTTAAGTCAGCTTCATTTCCAAAACTCAATGTCAAAAAATTTCTGTTGACTAAATTTAAAATTGATCGTTTGCCAGAATTGCATGTGGTTGATCGTTATTTTGCTGCTGTAAAATCATGGGGCGTTCACCCTGATATGAATCCCTGTGATTATTTTATTCCACCGCATGATGAAGTGAATCCTTTACAATTTGATTTGCCTGAAAAATTCATAGCCTTTGCTATTGGTGCGCAACTCAACACGAAAAAATTACCTAACGAAAAAATAATTTCCATCATTCAAAAAATAAAAATGCCTGTTGCCATTTTGGGTGGAAAAACTGATTTTGAAAACGGTGAACAAATTGCCGCAGCATGTTCTAATGCCGTTAATTTATGTGGTAAAATGAACTTGAATCAGTCAGCATCTATCATTAGACAATGTGAAAAAATGGTAACACATGATACAGGATTGATGCACATTGCAAGTTGCTTTAAAAAGAAAATTATTTCAGTTTGGGGCAACACCGTTCCTTCATTTGGTATGTATCCTTATTCACCCATGGATCCACATCTTTACAGCATGCATGAAGTGAAGGGACTCAATTGCCGACCTTGTTCCAAAATTGGATATCCTGAATGCCCAAAAAAACACTTCAACTGCATGCAACAACAAAATGTAGATGCCATTGTCAAATGTGTAAATCAAGGGTGTGGTGATATGGTCACCGGAAATGCTAAGGCAGTTTAA